The following coding sequences are from one Oncorhynchus nerka isolate Pitt River linkage group LG6, Oner_Uvic_2.0, whole genome shotgun sequence window:
- the LOC115130265 gene encoding uncharacterized protein LOC115130265 gives MGDAEDDIAVVGIGCNFPGGEGLDSFWKVLLEGKNCAVPIPTERFDCSQWYDPDDNKVGKSRTAKAALIDGFNLFDHKFFGITETEVEQMDPQQKYLLQCTYRALENAGIPMEKASGTRTGVFLGLMNRDYEQSAGSVNPNIINHCTGTGLAMSLASNRVSYVFNFTGPSMSIDSACSSSLVALHFACQAIRQGDCEMALCGGVSCIIQPRVFVALSKAKMISPEGTSKPFSSRADGYGRGEGCGVILLKPLKQALKENDHVWGIIRKTAVNQDGRTVTPITKPSMVQQEELLRRIYSQSDLSTVQYIEAHGTGTPVGDPIEASSISKVIAKARPPGSETLRIGSVKGNIGHTESAAGVAGLIKVLLMMKHETIVPSLFYSEDSASIDAKALNVKVPTKAEKWGDSVERVAGINNFGFGGTNAHVIVKQHKQSQVSRKSGRKSHKYFVLSASSEKSISMMMEDTIQQIDKDNKVDLEALAYTSACRRSHLKHKYKKAFRTSSLVDLKDQLKSALSKTPYPSYSDPRLVFVFCGNGVTYQGMCKELLKHEPVFREKIREVEMLFQKFNNMSVLERLESESESKDFSKPDVVQPLLFAIQVGIASLFKHWGIKPDAILGHSVGEVAAAHCSGLLSLEDAVKVIYFRSTLQSKVTGGKMLVVSNMAVSEVLNLLPSYLNKVCLAASNSPQSCTLAGDADAIDSLHQKLSSSVKSKNLFLHVLDVPAAYHSQMMDPILSQIEDSIGSLQVNHVETELFSTVTGKEVEQPDFSTGKYWARNIREPVLFEQAVRSATKDKKNVVFVEIGPRRALQRNIQETLGNDTIVMSSVQPEKDHETMLTTVSKLFESGVQIDWDQFYRDCEALPTHFPVYQFDSTQRDVIIPASKINTAGTHPVLTQTGSEGNSFSCDLFSDSVSYLHEHKHNGVAIVPGAFYTELGLSAFMLSAKPKVPLNTLQISISFQSPFVFTKNAPEMKVQLEPAEDETHIKIHSSSSTYASGTIVCKQERLVEEQNISLSSIYKRCKSVVSSEEFYNIGHGGFQYGTVFQNKGDVHYGEELKEAFSVVTVPEELLSQLHDYCIHPVVLDFLMQLAPVTVAHGFSSRPGFPAKIGSLTVFEPLQPEMVVYVRAIDVGVDHFEVCGCFTDKEGRILVELKHVMIKYLGSHSRVVEEYFFHNDFRVVSEDIKSSQARKALVFSDQVGVSKAMQPHLSSMSKYIPFAHAKEFLNHGFPTLLAKLNISDIKKNFEEVLFMWGAEELTSVKTETVLENIVNCCEIFRQLVLELRASNFPNSIRVITYRSAENTVDRISPGFALSGMTRACAAEMADLSFQLIDISSVSTEDIRALSEVLKSYPCSKYQELVVKDGLIFKSDIVHTPMESIESSGGSMSSSMSEACIFQTADPYRMTSLSAISCEVKKKDIQQKSVEIQLSKISVHSSDYFPVSVSDLHFGKTIYWNKHTSQNHQLLALDFSGTVTAVGKDVSKLKVGDHVVSCYPVLTSSAIMVPEEACYKTKRLPFLKEAPCVSYFVLAWEILYKALTRVKEQRRLGIISSVPDSGLLKVLAQTANKSGWNVIVGTQCNGLFVNADKMDAFVLLPPFDESLLAKAGNFPDVRHIVIVCESQSQCLLAQSVFQNVKDSVRMQTLQMSSIIQRGSLIAQKPHIYRWLKSMHLDRKSFVLEHSTFQRLTSGSIDFLPVEESESYFSSKTVPVVALGKDDSRGTLSKIPLLPKPNQLFQKNSMYIVTGGLTGLGFETVKFISQKGGEYIVILSRSSPTPDIQQEICNLEKQYGAHIICMGCDVSVSEHVVRAIGLIGKKFPSCPIRGVFHSAVVLHDGLIESLDKSLYEKVLKPKVNGALNLHHATKHCKLDYFVCYSSVAAFIGNVSQTNYAAANSFLDLFCHYRRNIGLAGQSINWGPLNLGLLLNKDHFQRFLEAKGLMVMDVTEIRESLEQCLQLNKPQQAICKFNFKNMKYNVMSQNASLTMRMTALVEEAMQKDKLKESRSGHNAASSSPSGYIRSVLSETIGVDKNELNDDSPLSALGIDSMLAMTLQNLIFQERGVNVPLVQLLDPNSTLSTLISNLMEGTEGESQNDDQKEGMMDDMFTRL, from the exons GTTCAATCTGTTTGATCACAAGTTCTTTGGCATCACTGAAACAGAAGTGGAACAAATGGATCCCCAGCAAAAATACCTTCTTCAGTGTACATACAGGGCTCTAGAAAATGCTGGGATACCAATGGAGAAGGCCAGTGGGACCAGGACAGGGGTGTTTTTGG GGCTAATGAACAGAGATTATGAGCAATCTGCCGGAAGTGTCAACCCAAATATAATCAACCACTGCACCGGCACTGGACTAGCTATGAGTTTAGCCTCCAACCGAGTCTCCTACGTCTTCAACTTCACTGGACCCTCAATGTCCATTGACAGTGCCTGCTCTTCATCCCTTGTTGCACTTCATTTTGCTTGTCAAGCCATAAGACAAG GTGATTGCGAGATGGCCCTTTGTGGTGGTGTCAGCTGTATCATACAACCACGAGTCTTTGTCGCTCTCAGCAAAGCAAAGATGATTTCCCCTGAAGGCACAAGCAAACCTTTCTCCAGCAGAGCGGATGGCTATGGCAGAGGAGAGGGCTGCGGGGTTATTCTGCTGAAGCCACTGAAACAA GCTCTCAAAGAAAATGACCATGTATGGGGCATCATAAGAAAAACTGCTGTAAACCAAGATGGCCGCACAGTCACTCCAATCACCAAGCCATCCATGGTCCAGCAAGAGGAGCTGCTCCGCAGAATCTATTCACAGTCTGACCTGTCCACTGTCCAGTACATAGAGGCTCATGGGACTGGAACTCCAGTGGGGGATCCCATAGAAGCAAGCAGCATCTCCAAAGTCATTGCCAAAGCCAGACCCCCAGGTTCAGAAACACTCCGCATTGGCTCTGTGAAAGGCAACATTGGACACACAGAATCTGCAGCTGGAGTGGCAGGGCTAATCAAGGTACTACTAATGATGAAGCATGAAACCATTGTCCCTTCACTGTTCTACTCTGAGGATAGTGCCAGTATAGACGCTAAAGCCTTAAATGTAAAGGTTCCCACTAAAGCAGAAAAGTGGGGAGATTCTGTTGAAAGGGTTGCAGGGATAAATAACTTTGGTTTTGGAGGAACAAATGCACATGTTATTGTCAAGCAACACAAGCAGTCACAGGTTTCTAGAAAGAGTGGTAGAAAATCACACAAGTATTTTGTCCTCTCTGCGAGTTCTGAAAAGTCTATCAGTATGATGATGGAGGACACAATTCAACAGATAGACAAAGACAACAAAGTTGATTTAGAAGCTCTTGCATACACATCTGCTTGCAGGAGAAGTCACTTAAAACACAAATACAAGAAGGCTTTCAGAACTTCCTCTCTGGTTGATCTAAAAGATCAACTCAAGTCTGCCCTGAGTAAAACTCCCTACCCCTCATACTCAGATCCAAGGTTAGTATTTGTCTTTTGTGGTAATGGTGTGACCTACCAAGGTATGTGCAAGGAGCTCCTGAAACATGAGCCTGTGTTCAGAGAGAAGATCAGGGAGGTGGAGATGCTTTTCCAAAAGTTCAATAACATGAGCGTCTTAGAGAGACTTGAGAGTGAATCTGAGAGTAAGGACTTTTCAAAACCAGATGTTGTCCAGCCCCTCCTCTTTGCCATTCAGGTTGGCATTGCCAGTCTCTTCAAGCACTGGGGCATCAAACCAGATGCAATTCTTGGTCACTCTGTTGGAGAGGTTgctgctgcccactgctctgGTCTGTTGTCCCTTGAGGATGCAGTGAAGGTGATTTACTTCCGCAGTACTCTGCAGAGTAAGGTAACAGGAGGGAAAATGCTTGTGGTCAGTAACATGGCTGTGTCAGAGGTCTTGAACCTCCTTCCCTCCTACTTAAATAAGGTTTGCCTGGCTGCCTCCAACAGCCCACAGTCCTGCACCCTTGCAGGTGATGCTGATGCTATAGACAGTCTCCATCAAAAGCTAAGCAGTTCAGTCAAGAGTAAGAATCTGTTCCTCCATGTTCTGGATGTCCCTGCTGCATACCACAGCCAGATGATGGATCCCATCCTCTCTCAAATAGAGGACAGTATTGGTTCTTTACAGGTGAATCATGTTGAGACAGAATTgttctccacagtgacagggaagGAGGTAGAGCAGCCAGACTTCAGCACAGGCAAATACTGGGCCAGGAACATTCGAGAGCCTGTTTTATTTGAACAGGCAGTGAGATCAGCAACCAAAGACAAGAAGAATGTGGTCTTTGTAGAGATAGGCCCTAGAAGGGCTCTACAAAGGAACATCCAGGAGACTCTGGGAAATGACACCATAGTTATGTCCTCAGTGCAGCCAGAAAAAGATCATGAGACAATGCTGACCACTGTATCCAAACTGTTTGAGTCTGGGGTTCAGATCGACTGGGATCAATTCTACAGAGACTGTGAGGCATTACCAACACATTTCCCTGTGTATCAGTTTGATTCCACTCAGAGAGATGTTATCATTCCTGCATCAAAAATAAATACAGCAGGTACTCATCCTGTGCTAACTCAGACAGGAAGTGAGGGCAATAGCTTTAGCTGTGATCTGTTTTCTGACTCAGTATCTTACTTGCATGAGCATAAACACAATGGTGTTGCCATTGTCCCTGGTGCTTTCTATACTGAGTTGGGTTTGTCTGCTTTCATGTTAAGTGCCAAACCAAAAGTGCCACTCAACACACTGCAAATCAGCATCAGCTTTCAAAGTCCATTTGTTTTCACAAAAAATGCACCAGAGATGAAAGTGCAACTTGAACCAGCAGAAGATGAGACGCATATTAAGATACATTCTTCCTCTTCAACCTATGCATCAGGCACAATAGTGTGCAAGCAAGAAAGACTAGTCGAAGAGCAGAACATTTCGCTAAGCTCTATCTACAAAAGGTGCAAGTCAGTGGTGAGCTCGGAGGAGTTTTACAACATAGGTCATGGCGGGTTTCAGTACGGCACTGTTTTCCAGAACAAGGGTGATGTACACTATGGTGAAGAGCTTAAGGAGGCTTTTTCAGTTGTCACAGTTCCAGAGGAATTGCTGTCTCAGTTGCATGACTACTGTATTCACCCTGTAGTTCTAGACTTCCTGATGCAACTAGCTCCTGTTACAGTAGCACACGGATTCTCTTCCAGGCCTGGGTTTCCTGCCAAAATAGGCAGCTTGACAGTCTTTGAACCTCTGCAACCGGAAATGGTTGTTTATGTGAGAGCAATTGATGTAGGAGTTGATCACTTTGAAGTATGTGGTTGCTTCACAGACAAAGAGGGAAGAATATTGGTTGAGCTTAAGCATGTGATGATCAAGTACCTTGGGAGCCATTCTCGTGTTGTTGAGGAATACTTCTTCCACAATGACTTCAGGGTTGTCTCTGAGGACATCAAGTCCTCTCAGGCACGAAAGGCCTTGGTCTTTTCTGACCAGGTAGGAGTTTCCAAAGCCATGCAGCCACACTTGAGCTCAATGTCTAAATACATTCCCTTTGCACATGCTAAGGAGTTCTTAAACCATGGATTTCCCACACTTCTGGCAAAGCTTAATATCTCAGATATCAAGAAAAACTTTGAAGAGGTCTTGTTTATGTGGGGTGCGGAAGAACTCACTTCAGTCAAAACCGAGACTGTTCTGGAGAATATAGTAAACTGCTGTGAGATTTTCCGTCAACTAGTCCTGGAACTAAGGGCGAGTAATTTTCCAAACTCCATCAGAGTAATTACTTACCGATCGGCAGAGAACACAGTAGACCGCATCAGCCCAGGCTTTGCCCTCTCAGGCATGACTAGAGCATGTGCTGCAGAAATGGCAGATCTTTCCTTCCAGCTGATTGACATCAGCTCTGTCTCTACAGAGGACATCAGAGCTCTGTCTGAGGTCTTAAAGTCATACCCTTGCAGCAAATACCAGGAGTTGGTTGTGAAAGATGGGCTGATTTTTAAATCTGATATTGTGCATACTCCCATGGAAAGCATTGAGAGCTCTGGGGGAAGTATGTCTTCTTCAATGTCCGAGGCATGTATCTTTCAGACGGCTGACCCCTACAGAATGACTAGCTTGTCTGCCATTAGCTGTGAGGTCAAGAAAAAGGACATCCAGCAGAAATCAGTTGAGATTCAGCTCAGTAAGATATCTGTTCATTCCTCAGACTACTTTCCTGTCAGTGTCTCTGATCTGCACTTTGGCAAGACAATTTACTGGAACAAACACACATCCCAGAACCATCAGCTTTTGGCCCTTGACTTCAGTGGCACTGTCACAGCTGTCGGGAAAGATGTGAGCAAACTGAAAGTGGGAGACCATGTTGTCTCATGCTACCCTGTTCTTACATCCTCTGCGATCATGGTTCCTGAAGAAGCATGCTACAAAACAAAGAGGCTCCCATTTCTAAAGGAGGCTCCATGTGTGTCCTACTTTGTGCTGGCATGGGAAATATTGTACAAAGCGTTAACTAGAGTCAAAGAACAGAGAAGGTTGGGGATCATCTCCTCTGTTCCTGATTCTGGTCTGCTCAAGGTTTTAgcccaaacagcaaacaaatcAGGATGGAATGTCATTGTAGGGACACAGTGCAATGGGCTGTTTGTAAATGCTGATAAAATGGATGCATTTGTCCTCCTTCCGCCATTTGACGAATCTCTGTTGGCAAAAGCAGGCAATTTCCCTGATGTTAGACACATTGTCATTGTCTGTGAATCCCAGTCCCAATGCTTGCTGGCACAGAGTGTTTTCCAAAATGTGAAGGATAGTGTTCGAATGCAAACTCTTCAAATGTCCAGCATCATACAAAGGGGATCACTCATTGCCCAGAAGCCACACATTTATCGTTGGCTCAAGTCCATGCATTTGGACAGGAAGTCATTTGTTCTAGAACACTCTACCTTTCAAAGGTTGACATCAGGAAGCATCGACTTCTTGCCTGTTGAGGAGTCTGAATCGTATTTTAGCTCAAAGACCGTGCCTGTTGTGGCACTAGGTAAAGATGATTCCAGAGGCACACTGTCCAAAATTCCTTTGTTGCCTAAACCAAATCAGCTTTTCCAAAAGAATTCTATGTACATTGTCACAGGTGGCCTCACTGGGCTGGGATTTGAAACTGTGAAATTCATTTCTCAGAAAGGTGGAGAGTACATTGTCATACTCTCCAGAAGTAGCCCCACACCTGACATACAGCAGGAGATCTGCAATCTGGAGAAGCAATACGGTGCCCATATCATATGTATGGGATGTGATGTCTCGGTCTCTGAGCATGTGGTCAGAGCGATTGGTCTCATTGGCAAGAAGTTTCCCTCTTGTCCAATCAGAGGAGTGTTCCACAGTGCAGTTGTCCTGCACGATGGCCTGATTGAATCCCTTGACAAGTCTCTGTATGAGAAAGTCCTGAAGCCCAAAGTGAATGGGGCTTTGAATCTACACCATGCCACGAAACACTGCAAATTGGATTACTTTGTGTGCTACTCCTCTGTTGCAGCGTTCATTGGCAATGTCTCACAAACAAACTATGCAGCAGCCAATTCATTCCTGGACCTATTCTGTCATTATAGACGGAATATTGGACTAGCTGGGCAATCCATCAACTGGGGGCCTTTGAACCTTGGTCTCTTGTTGAACAAGGATCATTTCCAAAGGTTTCTTGAGGCAAAGGGATTGATGGTGATGGATGTTACAGAGATTCGCGAAAGTCTGGAACAATGCCTCCAGCTAAACAAACCTCAACAGGCTATATGCAAGTTCAACTTCAAAAACATGAAGTACAATGTAATGTCTCAAAATGCCTCATTGACCATGCGTATGACTGCATTAGTGGAAGAGGCAATGCAAAAAGACAAATTGAAAGAGTCCCGGTCTGGACATAATGCTGCTTCCTCCTCCCCAAGTGGTTATATCAGATCTGTACTCAGTGAAACAATCGGTGTTGACAAGAATGAGTTGAATGAcgattctcctctctctgccttagGCATTGACTCAATGTTAGCCATGACTTTGCAGAACCTCATCTTTCAGGAGAGGGGTGTGAATGTGCCACTGGTTCAATTGCTGGACCCAAACAGCACACTGTCGACATTGATTTCAAACCTGATGGAAGGCACTGAGGGTGAATCGCAGAATGATGACCAG